From a single Anaerolineales bacterium genomic region:
- the trxA gene encoding thioredoxin: MSAEPIHITDESFEKVVMQSSLPVIVDFWAPWCNPCKMIAPVLDKLAGEMEGKLIVAKINTDDHAEWMQKFGIQGIPTLLFVAGGKVVHRQVGALPERMLREVVSQFMEVVGQQN, encoded by the coding sequence ATGTCAGCAGAACCCATTCACATCACCGACGAGTCGTTCGAAAAAGTTGTCATGCAGTCATCGCTGCCTGTCATCGTGGATTTTTGGGCTCCGTGGTGCAACCCGTGCAAAATGATCGCCCCCGTGCTCGACAAGCTCGCCGGCGAAATGGAAGGCAAACTGATCGTGGCAAAGATCAACACCGACGACCATGCGGAATGGATGCAGAAGTTCGGCATTCAGGGCATCCCGACCCTGCTCTTCGTTGCGGGCGGCAAGGTGGTGCACCGGCAGGTCGGCGCGCTGCCCGAACGCATGCTGCGCGAAGTGGTCAGCCAGTTCATGGAAGTGGTTGGGCAGCAGAACTAA
- the prfB gene encoding peptide chain release factor 2 (programmed frameshift), with product MQDLLQRLNAANELTQQLLERLDLTGRENQLSELEREIESPDFWNDTTKAQRVMKTASGLRDEVASWKSLRQGIHDLTELAKLDDESLRSELETEIEKIEADLEKRSFAAMLSGPYDHDDAILAIHAGAGGTDSQDWAEMLQRMYLRWIEAQGFEAEILDTTPGEEAGIKSVTIAVGGRYAFGYLRSEKGVHRLVRLSPFDAAHRRHTSFALVEVLPQVSNDEADVEINPGDIKMDVFRSSGAGGQNVQKNATAVRLTHIPTGIVVTCQNERSQVQNREFAMRILRARLLELRQAEREEERAVLRGEYTKAEWGSQIRSYVLHPYQMVKDHRTDHQAGNAQSVLDGDLDGFMEAYLKSAEK from the exons ATGCAGGACTTGTTACAGCGTTTGAACGCAGCAAATGAACTGACCCAGCAATTATTGGAGCGTCTT GACCTGACAGGCAGGGAAAACCAGCTTTCGGAACTTGAGAGAGAGATCGAGTCTCCCGATTTTTGGAACGATACAACCAAAGCGCAGCGCGTGATGAAGACCGCCTCCGGTCTGCGGGATGAAGTGGCTTCGTGGAAGTCCCTCCGGCAGGGGATCCATGACCTGACGGAACTGGCGAAACTGGACGACGAATCCCTGCGCTCCGAACTGGAGACCGAGATCGAAAAGATCGAAGCGGACTTGGAGAAGCGTTCCTTTGCGGCGATGCTTTCCGGTCCGTACGACCATGACGATGCCATCCTTGCCATCCATGCCGGGGCGGGCGGGACGGATTCGCAGGATTGGGCGGAGATGCTGCAGCGCATGTACCTGCGCTGGATCGAGGCGCAGGGCTTTGAGGCGGAGATCCTGGATACCACGCCCGGCGAAGAAGCGGGCATCAAAAGCGTGACCATCGCTGTCGGCGGACGTTATGCCTTCGGATATCTGCGTTCGGAGAAGGGCGTGCACCGTCTGGTGCGGCTTTCCCCGTTCGACGCGGCGCATCGGCGGCATACCTCGTTTGCGCTGGTCGAGGTCCTGCCGCAGGTCTCGAACGATGAAGCGGATGTCGAGATCAACCCCGGCGACATCAAGATGGACGTCTTCCGTTCCTCCGGCGCGGGCGGACAGAACGTGCAGAAGAACGCCACGGCGGTGCGCCTGACGCATATCCCAACCGGGATCGTGGTGACCTGTCAGAACGAGCGCTCGCAGGTGCAGAACCGCGAGTTCGCCATGCGCATCCTGCGCGCGCGCCTGCTGGAACTGCGCCAGGCGGAGCGGGAGGAGGAACGCGCCGTCCTGCGCGGCGAGTACACCAAGGCGGAGTGGGGCAGTCAGATCCGCTCGTATGTCCTGCATCCGTACCAGATGGTCAAGGATCACCGCACCGATCATCAGGCTGGCAACGCGCAATCTGTGCTGGACGGCGATCTCGACGGATTTATGGAAGCCTATTTAAAAAGCGCTGAAAAGTAG
- the ftsY gene encoding signal recognition particle-docking protein FtsY, with product MSIFSRWKDGLSRTSKAAFGQIASLLGTSEITDETWDDLEALLIQADLGLETTASVLDSLKRITRAEGLIRANELASALKAELRSRLITPPAIAFDHKPTVLLVVGVNGSGKTTTIAKLASRFHGEGKKILLGAADTFRAAAVDQLQVWGDRLKVEVVAGAPESDPGAVAFNAIQAGAARGVDIVMIDTAGRLHTRFNLMEELKKVNRVAGKALPGAPHAVWLVLDATTGQNALQQARSFKDAVNVTGVILSKLDSSARGGMAFAIQRELGLPILFAGLGEKPEDLAPFDPDAFVDGILSNT from the coding sequence ATGAGCATTTTTTCACGCTGGAAAGACGGACTTTCACGCACAAGCAAAGCCGCATTCGGGCAGATCGCCTCCCTCCTCGGGACATCGGAGATCACCGACGAGACCTGGGACGACCTCGAAGCGCTTCTCATTCAAGCAGACCTGGGACTCGAGACCACTGCTTCTGTTCTGGATTCCCTCAAGCGCATCACGCGCGCCGAAGGGCTGATCCGCGCCAATGAACTTGCCTCCGCGCTGAAGGCGGAACTGCGCTCGCGCCTCATCACGCCGCCTGCCATCGCCTTTGACCACAAACCGACGGTGCTGCTGGTGGTGGGAGTTAACGGCTCGGGCAAGACCACCACCATCGCAAAACTTGCGTCGCGTTTTCACGGCGAAGGGAAAAAGATCCTGCTCGGCGCGGCGGATACCTTCCGTGCCGCAGCGGTGGACCAGCTTCAGGTGTGGGGTGACAGGCTCAAGGTCGAGGTGGTGGCGGGTGCCCCGGAGTCCGACCCGGGTGCGGTGGCGTTCAATGCCATTCAGGCGGGAGCCGCCCGCGGCGTGGACATCGTCATGATCGACACCGCCGGACGCCTGCACACGCGTTTCAACTTAATGGAAGAGTTGAAGAAGGTCAACCGCGTGGCGGGCAAGGCGCTGCCCGGCGCGCCGCATGCCGTCTGGCTGGTGCTGGATGCGACCACGGGGCAGAATGCCCTGCAGCAGGCGCGTTCCTTTAAGGATGCGGTGAACGTGACGGGCGTGATATTATCGAAGTTGGATTCGTCGGCGCGCGGCGGCATGGCGTTTGCCATCCAGCGCGAACTGGGGCTGCCGATCTTGTTTGCGGGGCTGGGCGAAAAGCCCGAAGACCTGGCGCCCTTTGACCCGGATGCCTTTGTGGATGGAATTCTTTCGAATACATAG
- a CDS encoding endonuclease domain-containing protein, protein MPRPPRSNSRTRTRAIELRRELTPAEQKLWALLRNDQLGVSFRRQHAVGNYIPDFVCIEKKLIIELDGSQHVEQEDYDHERTKYLESQGYKVIRFWNNAVMNEIESVVRAIQFALEDETH, encoded by the coding sequence ATGCCGCGCCCACCAAGAAGCAACTCCAGAACCAGAACCCGCGCCATCGAACTACGCAGGGAACTCACGCCTGCCGAGCAAAAGCTATGGGCGCTCCTCCGTAACGATCAGCTGGGAGTCAGTTTCAGAAGACAACACGCTGTTGGAAATTACATTCCCGATTTCGTCTGCATCGAAAAGAAACTCATCATCGAACTGGATGGAAGCCAGCATGTGGAGCAGGAAGATTACGATCATGAAAGAACAAAATACCTGGAATCACAAGGATACAAAGTAATCCGTTTTTGGAACAATGCAGTCATGAATGAAATTGAGAGCGTCGTCCGCGCCATCCAATTTGCGTTGGAAGACGAAACACATTGA
- a CDS encoding leucine-rich repeat domain-containing protein, with product MRKTPEEIALERIRQAAESGAETLDLKRLGLQRLPDELWELTNLKELYLQENSLSELSIAIAKLVNLISLNLSGNSLSIYHKSFRGKINKLPKELWKLPNLRKLNISFNDFTDIPIELWQNKEWELLGLGGFNIASLSKEIAQLQNLTTLYLSGNQLASLPPEFVQLQNLTTLDLRGNQLASLPKEIAQLQNLTTLSLSFNQLASLPKEIAQLQNLTTLYLSRNQLASLPKEIAQLQNLTTLDLSFNQLASLPKEIAQLQNLTTLDLSFNQLASLPKEIAQLQNLTTLSLSGNQLASLPKEIAQLQNLTTLDLRGNQLASLPKEIAQLQNLTTLSLGGNQLASLPPEIVGLQHLTTLGLSGNQLASLPKEIAQLQNLTTLDLSRNQLASLPKEIAQLQNLTTLDLSFNQLASLPKEIAQLQNLTTLSLQSNQLASLPKEIAQLQNLTTLDLSFNQLASLPPEFVQLQNLTTLSLQSNQLASLPKEIAQLQNLTTLDLSFNQLASLPKEIAQLQNLTTLSLSGNQLASLPKEIAQLQNLTTLSLQSNQLASLPPEIAQLQNLTTLDLSFNQLASLPKEIAQLQNLTTLDLSRNQLASLPREILDLHELKRLNLHETPLAIALPAELLGNEHIGGDAGRILKFYEKLWEEGGRPLGEARVLVVGQPQVGKSSLVERLVHGTYTPNKDSTITVEMHSLPAGENTAQIWDFGGQEHMHATHPFFFSARCVYLLVINVRDTEEQNRLEYWLRTIALYGKDSPVILVGNKADKDQHTLDIPEKRLKREYPNLKVVIETSAQDDLGIADLRNAVVEQMNDLPQVRVELPLSYLAVKEAMDGEKQRKNIISLERYVELCEQNEVTDPRDQNNLLSLLHDLGTVFHFKDEQGQPISEVGILNPNWVTQGVYRVINSRKVREETKGRLTMDMVKEILPSSDYAHHHCHLIVDLMKRFELCYQGQDSTYWLPNLMDKSEPETDGWESALTFEYEYPELPENVITRFIVRTHPWIKDDHVWRTGVHLEKDGNRALVRGNLYTKRLTIQVTGRENTRRDLLSFLRGHFDEIHKPFDPKPKAYIYPKEHPEVRIPFDELLVYESSRRDKYPVTVKGGVVDLSVRDLLNGFVNPAERDKDRRQRESGFPDLMEKGGDTYITNINMGDLESGNITVGKGNQVTQHIENSFNTFPAELQNSLAELIKASQTLLQKAEASEHTEEIREELDTLQAEAKKSKPKKERVKITVEGLKKAAQNLNEIGKPVLELATTIIKLINNLPA from the coding sequence ATGAGAAAAACACCCGAAGAGATTGCCCTTGAACGCATTCGCCAAGCCGCCGAAAGCGGGGCAGAGACGCTCGATCTCAAAAGATTGGGCTTGCAACGCCTGCCGGATGAACTGTGGGAACTTACGAACTTAAAGGAATTATATCTTCAAGAAAACAGCCTTTCAGAATTATCCATTGCTATTGCAAAACTTGTAAATCTCATTTCACTCAACCTTTCAGGCAATTCTTTATCGATTTATCATAAATCATTCCGCGGCAAAATTAATAAGCTTCCTAAAGAACTATGGAAACTTCCCAACTTAAGAAAACTAAATATTTCATTTAATGATTTCACCGACATACCAATTGAATTGTGGCAAAATAAAGAATGGGAACTTCTCGGCTTGGGTGGATTTAATATCGCCAGCCTGTCTAAAGAGATCGCCCAACTCCAAAACCTGACCACACTTTACCTTTCAGGCAATCAACTCGCCAGCCTGCCGCCCGAGTTCGTTCAACTCCAAAACCTGACCACACTTGACCTTCGCGGCAATCAACTCGCCAGCCTGCCTAAAGAGATCGCCCAACTCCAAAACCTGACCACACTTTCCCTTTCATTCAATCAACTCGCCAGCCTGCCTAAAGAGATCGCCCAACTCCAAAACCTGACCACACTTTACCTTTCCCGCAATCAACTCGCCAGCCTGCCTAAAGAGATCGCCCAACTCCAAAACCTGACCACACTTGACCTTTCATTCAATCAACTCGCCAGCCTGCCTAAAGAGATCGCCCAACTCCAAAACCTGACCACACTTGACCTTTCATTCAATCAACTCGCCAGCCTGCCTAAAGAGATCGCCCAACTCCAAAACCTGACCACACTTTCCCTTTCAGGCAATCAACTCGCCAGCCTGCCTAAAGAGATCGCCCAACTCCAAAACCTGACCACACTTGACCTTCGCGGCAATCAACTCGCCAGCCTGCCTAAAGAGATCGCCCAACTCCAAAACCTGACCACACTTTCCCTTGGCGGCAATCAACTCGCCAGCCTGCCGCCCGAGATCGTTGGACTCCAACACCTCACCACACTTGGCCTTTCAGGCAATCAACTCGCCAGCCTGCCTAAAGAGATCGCCCAACTCCAAAACCTGACCACACTTGACCTTTCCCGCAATCAACTCGCCAGCCTGCCTAAAGAGATCGCCCAACTCCAAAACCTGACCACACTTGACCTTTCATTCAATCAACTCGCCAGCCTGCCTAAAGAGATCGCCCAACTCCAAAACCTGACCACACTTTCCCTCCAAAGCAATCAACTCGCCAGCCTGCCTAAAGAGATCGCCCAACTCCAAAACCTGACCACACTTGACCTTTCATTCAATCAACTCGCCAGCCTGCCGCCCGAGTTCGTTCAACTCCAAAACCTGACCACACTTTCCCTCCAAAGCAATCAACTCGCCAGCCTGCCTAAAGAGATCGCCCAACTCCAAAACCTGACCACACTTGACCTTTCATTCAATCAACTCGCCAGCCTGCCTAAAGAGATCGCCCAACTCCAAAACCTGACCACACTTTCCCTTTCAGGCAATCAACTCGCCAGCCTGCCTAAAGAGATCGCCCAACTCCAAAACCTGACCACACTTTCCCTCCAAAGCAATCAACTCGCCAGCCTGCCCCCCGAGATCGCCCAACTCCAAAACCTGACCACACTTGACCTTTCATTCAATCAACTCGCCAGCCTGCCTAAAGAGATCGCCCAACTCCAAAACCTGACCACACTTGACCTTTCCCGCAATCAACTCGCCAGCCTGCCGCGGGAAATTCTCGACCTGCATGAACTAAAACGGCTCAATTTGCACGAGACCCCGCTTGCAATTGCCCTGCCTGCCGAACTGCTTGGGAATGAACATATAGGCGGCGACGCCGGGCGCATTCTGAAATTTTACGAAAAACTATGGGAAGAAGGCGGGCGTCCACTGGGCGAGGCGCGCGTGCTGGTGGTCGGTCAGCCGCAGGTGGGGAAATCCTCGCTTGTAGAGCGCTTGGTACATGGAACGTACACTCCAAACAAGGACAGCACGATCACCGTGGAAATGCACAGCCTGCCTGCAGGGGAGAACACCGCCCAAATTTGGGATTTCGGCGGGCAGGAACACATGCACGCCACGCATCCGTTCTTCTTCTCGGCACGCTGCGTCTATCTACTGGTGATCAACGTGCGCGATACCGAAGAGCAGAACCGCCTCGAATACTGGCTGAGAACCATCGCGCTGTACGGCAAGGATTCGCCGGTCATTTTGGTTGGCAACAAGGCGGATAAAGACCAGCACACGCTGGACATCCCCGAAAAACGCTTGAAGCGTGAATATCCCAATCTCAAAGTCGTGATCGAAACTTCCGCGCAGGACGACCTCGGCATCGCAGACCTGCGCAACGCGGTCGTCGAACAGATGAACGACCTGCCGCAAGTCCGTGTGGAACTGCCGCTCAGTTATCTGGCGGTCAAGGAGGCGATGGATGGGGAGAAGCAGCGCAAGAACATCATCTCGCTCGAACGCTATGTGGAACTGTGCGAACAGAACGAGGTGACCGATCCGCGCGACCAGAACAACCTGCTGTCCCTGCTGCACGACCTCGGGACGGTCTTTCACTTCAAGGATGAACAAGGGCAACCGATCAGCGAGGTCGGCATCCTGAACCCCAACTGGGTCACGCAGGGCGTGTATCGCGTCATCAACAGCCGCAAGGTGCGCGAGGAGACCAAGGGCAGGCTGACGATGGACATGGTGAAGGAGATATTGCCCTCAAGTGACTACGCGCATCATCACTGCCATCTGATCGTGGACTTGATGAAGCGCTTCGAACTGTGCTATCAGGGGCAGGATTCCACCTACTGGCTGCCCAACCTGATGGACAAAAGCGAACCGGAGACGGACGGCTGGGAATCCGCGCTGACCTTCGAATACGAATATCCCGAACTGCCCGAGAACGTCATCACCCGCTTCATCGTCCGCACGCATCCATGGATAAAAGACGATCACGTCTGGCGCACGGGCGTCCATTTGGAGAAGGACGGCAACCGCGCGCTGGTGCGCGGGAATTTGTACACCAAACGTCTCACCATTCAGGTGACAGGCAGGGAGAACACGCGCCGCGACCTGCTCTCCTTCCTGCGCGGTCACTTCGACGAGATCCACAAACCTTTCGACCCGAAACCCAAAGCGTATATCTACCCCAAGGAACATCCCGAAGTCCGCATCCCGTTCGATGAACTGCTGGTGTATGAAAGCAGCCGCAGGGACAAGTATCCCGTCACCGTAAAAGGCGGGGTCGTTGACCTGTCGGTGCGCGACCTGCTCAACGGCTTCGTCAACCCTGCCGAGCGGGACAAGGACCGCCGTCAGCGCGAAAGCGGGTTCCCTGACTTGATGGAAAAGGGCGGCGATACGTATATTACAAATATCAACATGGGAGACCTTGAGAGCGGCAATATTACTGTCGGTAAAGGAAATCAGGTCACCCAGCATATAGAAAACAGCTTCAATACGTTCCCTGCCGAATTACAAAACTCACTGGCGGAACTGATAAAGGCAAGCCAAACCTTGCTGCAAAAAGCCGAAGCATCCGAACACACGGAAGAGATCAGGGAAGAATTGGATACCCTGCAAGCCGAGGCAAAGAAATCCAAGCCCAAAAAGGAGCGGGTCAAGATCACGGTGGAAGGGCTGAAAAAAGCCGCTCAAAACCTTAATGAGATTGGCAAGCCCGTGCTCGAACTGGCGACGACGATCATCAAGTTGATCAACAATCTGCCTGCTTAA
- a CDS encoding S1 RNA-binding domain-containing protein produces the protein MTTPDSAPAVALEPKTKLSGKVLKTTLAGALVDVGQPLPGVIHISQLSQNEINKVEDIVQEGQEVEVWVKRVRKDRIELTMIEPLAYEWKEIQPDQIVKGKVVRLETYGAFVDFGAERPGLIHVSELTHGYVKTASEILKEGEEIEAKVLDVDRRKRQIRLSMKALQAEVIEEFKPEREERKGKGKRKGKKEEEHYEMEAEVSNEPQYTAMQIAWQQALEKAKGHNKVRRKSIKTNSEEQEELLSNTLEKRLPTGG, from the coding sequence ATGACGACACCTGATAGCGCGCCAGCCGTTGCGCTCGAACCAAAAACCAAATTAAGCGGCAAAGTTCTAAAGACGACACTTGCGGGGGCGCTGGTGGATGTCGGGCAGCCCCTGCCCGGCGTCATCCACATCTCGCAGTTGAGTCAGAACGAAATTAATAAAGTGGAAGACATCGTGCAGGAAGGGCAGGAGGTCGAAGTCTGGGTGAAGCGCGTCCGCAAGGACCGCATCGAACTGACCATGATCGAACCGCTCGCCTACGAATGGAAGGAGATCCAGCCCGACCAGATCGTCAAGGGCAAGGTCGTCCGCCTCGAAACCTACGGCGCATTCGTGGACTTTGGCGCGGAACGCCCCGGTCTCATCCATGTCAGCGAGTTGACCCACGGCTACGTCAAGACCGCCAGTGAGATCCTCAAGGAAGGCGAAGAGATCGAAGCCAAGGTGCTGGATGTGGACCGCCGCAAGCGCCAGATCCGCCTGAGCATGAAAGCCCTGCAAGCCGAAGTGATCGAAGAGTTCAAGCCGGAACGCGAAGAGCGCAAAGGCAAAGGCAAGCGCAAAGGCAAGAAGGAAGAAGAACACTACGAGATGGAAGCGGAAGTTTCCAACGAGCCGCAGTACACTGCCATGCAGATCGCCTGGCAGCAGGCACTGGAAAAAGCGAAGGGACATAACAAGGTCCGCCGCAAATCCATCAAGACCAATTCCGAAGAGCAGGAAGAACTTCTCAGCAATACGCTGGAAAAACGGCTTCCGACCGGCGGCTAA
- the ileS gene encoding isoleucine--tRNA ligase — MFKPVNPKLDVPAMEDNVLKFWKKQEIFKKTVEQRQGKPEYVFYEGPPTANGRPGVHHVLARVFKDMFPRYKIMRGYHVSRRGGWDTHGLPVEIEVEKQLGFTNKQQIEEYGIDKFNELCRKSVFAYIQDWEKLTDRIAFWVDLQEAYVTYTNDYIESVWWILKNFWEKDLLFKGYKIVPYCPRCGTPLSDHEVALGYDEATDPSVFVRMPLADKPDTSLLVWTTTPWTLPANVAVAAHPDVDYVTVERDNDGTKEKLILAKNLLEKVFRGEEVKVVETFKGKKLKGMKYKPLFTFLPVDKPAHYVVLADFVTTEDGTGLVHQAPAFGAEDMEMSKQYDLPVLLTVQPDGTFIPEVTPWRGVFVKDADPQIIQDLDARGLLFRAEKYTHTYPFCWRCSTPLLYYARESWYIRTSAKKDRLVELNKTINWVPEHIRNGRFGNWLENNIDWSLSRERYWGTPLPVWECDDCKHRECVGSVKELSEKAGRDLTELDLHRPHVDNVHWKCAKCNGRMTRVKDLIDVWFDSGAMPYAQWHYPFENQEKFESQFPADYICEAVDQTRGWFYSLHAISTLLNDEVSFKNVISLGHIQDAEGRKMSKSLGNIVQPWDVLNAHGADALRWYLYTATPPGQERRFSSDLVGEVIRSFTLTLWNVYSFFVTYANLDKPQALTVTAPTNDLDRWLLSELNVLVRDVTEAYENYDVLNATRPVEKFVENLSTWYVRRSRRRFWKNESGADKQAAYSTLYTALTTVAKLIAPSMPFLAEELYQNLVRSVDETAPESVHLAEWTPVMEEFIDESLNREMELVMKLVSLGHSARQKANRKVRQPLAEAAFSVGNPAERAALMRNVDVIQDELNVKQVRLLDAATEAVSHTVKPLPKQLGQKYGNKFPAIQKAILAMNAEEVAKTLQAGSLTVTVDGETYEVLSDEVEVKAQAKEGFAVAEEGAYVAALVTDLTPELVAEGLAREFVRRVQDLRKTADLDVADRVELFVEASAGLRSAIEAHESYITAETLTTKLSFATPPADASVVEDGFEGETVKVGLVKSSG; from the coding sequence ATGTTCAAACCAGTCAACCCAAAACTCGATGTGCCGGCAATGGAGGACAACGTCCTCAAGTTCTGGAAGAAGCAGGAGATCTTCAAGAAGACCGTCGAACAGCGGCAGGGCAAGCCCGAATACGTGTTCTACGAAGGTCCGCCGACCGCCAATGGACGCCCCGGCGTGCATCATGTGCTCGCGCGCGTCTTCAAGGACATGTTCCCGCGTTACAAGATCATGCGCGGATACCACGTCTCGCGGCGCGGCGGCTGGGACACGCACGGTCTGCCGGTCGAGATCGAGGTCGAGAAGCAGCTGGGCTTCACCAACAAACAGCAGATCGAAGAGTACGGCATCGACAAGTTCAACGAACTGTGCCGCAAGTCGGTCTTCGCCTACATCCAGGACTGGGAGAAACTGACCGACCGCATCGCCTTCTGGGTCGACCTGCAGGAAGCGTACGTCACCTACACCAACGATTACATCGAATCGGTCTGGTGGATCCTGAAGAACTTCTGGGAGAAGGACCTGCTCTTCAAGGGCTACAAGATCGTGCCGTATTGCCCGCGCTGCGGCACGCCTCTCTCCGACCATGAAGTTGCCCTCGGCTACGACGAAGCGACCGACCCCTCGGTCTTTGTGCGCATGCCGCTGGCGGACAAGCCCGATACATCCCTGCTGGTGTGGACGACCACCCCGTGGACCCTGCCCGCCAACGTGGCTGTCGCCGCGCACCCCGACGTGGACTACGTCACCGTCGAGCGTGATAATGATGGCACGAAAGAAAAACTGATCCTTGCCAAAAACCTGCTCGAGAAAGTGTTTCGGGGTGAAGAGGTCAAGGTGGTGGAGACCTTCAAGGGCAAAAAACTGAAGGGCATGAAGTACAAGCCGCTCTTCACCTTCCTGCCCGTGGACAAACCCGCGCATTACGTCGTGCTGGCGGATTTCGTCACCACCGAAGACGGCACGGGACTTGTCCATCAAGCGCCCGCCTTCGGCGCGGAAGACATGGAGATGTCCAAGCAGTACGACCTGCCCGTTTTGTTGACCGTCCAGCCCGACGGCACGTTCATCCCGGAGGTCACGCCCTGGCGCGGAGTCTTCGTCAAGGACGCCGACCCGCAGATCATCCAGGACTTGGATGCGCGCGGGCTGTTGTTCCGCGCGGAGAAATACACGCATACCTATCCGTTCTGCTGGCGCTGCAGCACGCCGCTGTTGTACTACGCGCGCGAGTCATGGTACATCCGCACCAGCGCAAAGAAAGACCGCCTCGTGGAATTGAACAAGACCATCAACTGGGTGCCCGAGCACATCCGCAACGGGCGTTTCGGCAACTGGCTGGAGAACAACATCGACTGGTCGCTTTCGCGCGAGCGCTATTGGGGCACGCCGCTGCCCGTCTGGGAATGTGACGACTGCAAACACCGCGAGTGCGTCGGCTCGGTGAAGGAACTCTCCGAAAAGGCTGGCAGGGACCTGACCGAACTCGACCTGCACCGCCCGCACGTGGACAATGTCCACTGGAAGTGCGCCAAGTGCAATGGCAGGATGACGCGCGTCAAAGACCTGATCGACGTGTGGTTCGATTCGGGCGCGATGCCGTATGCGCAGTGGCACTATCCGTTCGAGAATCAGGAGAAGTTCGAATCGCAGTTCCCCGCCGATTACATCTGTGAAGCGGTCGACCAGACGCGCGGCTGGTTCTATTCCCTGCACGCCATCAGCACCCTGCTCAACGATGAAGTCTCGTTCAAGAACGTCATCAGCCTCGGGCACATCCAGGATGCGGAAGGGCGCAAAATGTCCAAGTCGCTGGGCAATATCGTCCAGCCGTGGGATGTGTTGAACGCACACGGCGCGGACGCGCTGCGCTGGTATCTGTACACCGCCACGCCGCCGGGACAGGAGCGCCGCTTCTCTTCCGATCTGGTTGGCGAGGTCATCCGCAGCTTTACGCTGACACTGTGGAACGTGTACTCGTTCTTTGTGACCTACGCCAACCTTGACAAACCGCAGGCGCTGACCGTCACCGCGCCGACCAACGACCTGGACCGCTGGCTGCTCTCCGAGTTGAACGTGCTCGTCCGCGACGTGACGGAGGCATACGAAAACTACGATGTGCTCAACGCCACCCGCCCGGTGGAGAAGTTCGTCGAGAACCTGTCCACGTGGTATGTGCGCCGTTCGCGCCGCCGCTTCTGGAAGAACGAATCCGGCGCGGACAAGCAAGCCGCCTACTCCACGCTCTACACGGCGTTGACCACCGTCGCCAAACTGATCGCGCCATCCATGCCCTTCCTTGCGGAAGAGTTGTATCAGAACCTCGTCCGCTCGGTGGATGAGACCGCGCCTGAATCCGTGCATCTCGCCGAATGGACGCCCGTGATGGAAGAGTTCATCGACGAATCGCTCAACCGCGAAATGGAACTGGTGATGAAGCTGGTCTCGCTCGGACATTCGGCGCGCCAGAAGGCGAACCGCAAAGTGCGCCAGCCCTTGGCGGAAGCCGCCTTCTCGGTCGGCAACCCCGCCGAACGCGCCGCGCTGATGCGCAATGTGGACGTCATTCAGGATGAGTTGAACGTCAAGCAGGTGCGCCTGCTGGATGCCGCCACTGAGGCGGTCTCGCACACGGTCAAGCCGCTGCCCAAGCAGTTGGGGCAGAAATATGGCAATAAGTTCCCTGCCATCCAAAAGGCGATCCTGGCGATGAACGCCGAAGAGGTCGCAAAGACCTTGCAGGCGGGTTCGTTGACCGTGACCGTGGACGGCGAGACCTACGAAGTGCTGTCCGATGAGGTGGAAGTGAAGGCGCAGGCGAAGGAAGGCTTTGCGGTCGCGGAGGAGGGCGCGTATGTCGCCGCGCTCGTCACCGACCTGACGCCCGAACTGGTTGCCGAAGGGCTGGCGCGGGAGTTCGTCCGCCGCGTGCAGGACCTGCGCAAGACCGCCGATCTTGATGTGGCAGACCGCGTGGAACTGTTCGTCGAAGCCAGCGCGGGCTTGAGGTCCGCGATCGAGGCGCACGAGTCCTACATCACCGCCGAAACGCTGACGACGAAACTGTCCTTTGCGACCCCGCCCGCCGATGCGTCCGTTGTGGAAGACGGGTTCGAAGGCGAGACGGTGAAGGTCGGGTTGGTGAAGAGCAGCGGGTAG